A genomic stretch from Oryzias latipes chromosome 24, ASM223467v1 includes:
- the LOC105357244 gene encoding phospholipase B1, membrane-associated-like produces the protein MEWLWIAVTTCVLMGSCSVKGSDWWLEYEEGIRQYSKEALSKEFPEKTRPVSFKHPVFQCPDMKPSPSVPSSVEFVKAADLRVIAALGDSLTTAIGANATTVLGIPIEFRHVSWSIGGYGTFQEVITLANIIKLFNPNLLGASPGKTVHGMQTHISDTGFNLAVTGHNTFNLPGQTRHLIDTLRGYEGLNFEEDWKLLTILMGMNDICDYCKDKTMFSVDNFIHYMTASLEMLMNEVPRMIVNVVQILPMHPLREVQRPTPGCLLQRSFCSCLTEPAAGSPELQELMEVNLEFQKRLEELLHSHHFFRSDFAVVLQPFLKFADPPRLPSGRIDMTFFTHDCFHFTIKGHEELAKGLWNNMFQPEGGKLMVGSFSDPITLVCPPVEHPYIYTRPLTVRSRQPALHRPPPSLASVLLLLLLVALAHPGFM, from the exons ATGGAGTGGCTTTGGATCGCCGTGACAACGTGTGTGCTGATGGGGTCCTGCTCTGTCAAAG GCAGTGACTGGTGGTTGGAGTATGAGGAGGGCATCCGGCAGTACAGTAAGGAGGCCCTCAGTAAG GAGTTTCCAGAAAAAACTCGTCCCGTCAGCTTCAAGCATCCCGTCTTCCAGTGTCCAGACATGAAGCCCTCCCCGTCTGTCCCCTCCTCAG TGGAGTTCGTGAAGGCGGCAGACCTCCGAGTCATCGCTGCTTTGGGGGACTCTCTAACT ACGGCTATAGGGGCGAACGCCACCACGGTGCTTGGAATTCCTATAGAGTTTCGCCATGTTTCATGGAG CATTGGAGGCTATGGAACTTTTCAAGAGGTCATAACTTTGGCAA ACATCATCAAATTGTTTAACCCAAACCTCCTGGGTGCCTCTCCTGGAAAGACGGTCCACGGCATGCAGACTCACATCAGTGACACTGGCTTCAACCTGGCTGTGACCGGACACAACACTTT TAACCTGCCTGGACAGACCAGACATTTGATTGACACGCTGAGAGGATACGAG GGCTTGAACTTTGAGGAAGACTGGAAGCTTCTGACCATTCTGATGGGCATGAATGACATCTGTGATTACTGCAAGGACAAG ACGATGTTCTCCGTGGATAACTTCATTCACTACATGACTGCCTCTCTGGAAATGCTGATGAACGAG GTTCCTCGTATGATTGTCAACGTGGTCCAGATCCTGCCcatgcaccctttgagggaggTGCAGAGGCCCACACCGGGCTGCCTGCTCCAGAG GTCTTTCTGCTCATGCCTGACCGAACCAGCAGCCGGATCTCCTGAACTGCAGGAGTTGATGGAGGTCAACCTGGAGTTCCAG AAAAGACTGGAGGAGCTGCTGCACTCTCATCATTTCTTCCGGAGTGACTTTGCTGTCGTTCTACAACCATTTCTGAAATTTGCAGATCCTCCCCGCCTCCCG AGCGGGAGGATTGACATGACGTTCTTCACTCATGACTGCTTTCACTTCACCATCAAGGGCCACGAGGAGCTGGCCAAAGGGCTGTGGAACAACATG TTTCAGCCTGAGGGAGGAAAGCTGATGGTGGGCAGTTTTTCTGATCCCATCACCCTTGTCTGCCCTCCTGTG GAACACCCGTACATCTACACCCGGCCGCTCACGGTCCGGTCCAGGCAGCCTGCGCTGCACCGCCCCCCGCCATCGCTGGCCTCcgttctcctcctgctgctgctcgtGGCGTTGGCACATCCTGGATTCATGTAG